In Paenibacillus xylanilyticus, the genomic window GCTGACCAGCACAATGGATATTACGGCGATTAGCGTCACCACGGCAATCAGCCATGGAATGAATTGAATGATCAACATGGCCTCATCCCTTTATTCATACAAACTGGTTACATCATGCCACCCATAACGCCAGGCACATGTGATTTCATGTATACACCCTTTTTATAAACGGACTTAATCGTAAAATGGTCACCTAACTTGCGATTGGTCCGATAGATCAGCGAGTTGATCTCATCGATTCCTACCGAATCGCTCTCCAGCATGCTTCGTTCAGGCCATACCTGGCCAACGATCTGCTCTCTCGTCACAAAATGATCCAGTTGACTGTACAGCAGCTTGAACAGCTGGAACTCCTTCTTCGACAGCGGAATTTCCACCTCGCCAATCTGTACCGTCTGCAGGTGATCATGCACCCGGACTCCCTCACCCAGCAGATCGGATATGCGGTATTCGCGTGTTTCTTCGAGATCACCCTCCGTCCGAAGCTGGATCAAACCGTTGACCATGGTCAGAATGTCTCCTTCGGCAAACGGGTATTTCTCATAGGGAACAAGCCGCTGCCCGTTCAATTCGGTACCATTTTTGCTATCCAGATCCTCCACCCACAGCTGACGCTGTGCATCATAATGTATGCGGCAGTGCCGCTTCGATATCAATTGATTATACACGGACAAGTCCGATTCACCGCCGCCCGTATAACGTCCCACCGTGATGGAACGTCCCTGGCTTACGTAAGCAAATGAGCCATCGCTCTCCTGCCCAGGTGTACGAATGACGATTTTTGCCGTCTCCCGCATGTTCATCTCCCACCTTCAATTTTAACTCTAGCTCTATACGTTTCATGAATAATGATAACTTCATCAGATTTGTTCCATTGTTTGCATCCCTGGATATTTATATAGTGTATACAGGCAATGATGTATTCGTTTCTCTACTATACCAGACGTTGTGCTTTTTTTCTCATATCGGTCTTTCATCCAGCCTAATCAACAAGAGAGGGTTATCATCATGAACAAAAAGAAGATTTTCATATACGTACTGCTCGCTTTTACCCTGTCCATTACACTAACTGTCCTGTCACGAATGACAGACGAAAGCAGCGAATTATTGAACGGCACGCCAGCCTCTGAAACATCATGGCTGCAACTGAACACACAGCCGTGAGCTTACTCTATTATAACGCGATCCATGTCATAAACGTTTCACCAATGTCATAACTCACCGTTTGGGTAGAATCTATCTCCCTGCCTGCATAATCGCATAAGTTCACATGAAGAAGCCCCTTACACGCTGACATCACAGCGGGAAGAGGCCTGTTTGCTTTGCTTAGAAGTGTACCATTGGAAATGCGATCTGACGATTGTTCATATTTAAAAAAGTACTTACTCAGGCCGATCCGATTCTTCCACCTGTGGGGTCTTCTTGGCTTGAGCTTCCTCCATCCGACTGGATACCTTCTGATACAGATACGAAATACCCAGCAATAACACACCGAAGCTAAAGTAGGCGATGATTTTGCTGCCCGTTGTCAGCAAGCCTACATCGTAGAACACCATTTTCCCCGTGGAGAACAAGGTCAGACCGAGCCCGAGACGACGAATCATAACGTACCTTCTACGGAATCCGTACGCAATATAGAGAATCGCAAGCAGCAGATACATCAAGCTGAACATCAAACCGATGTCTCCCCATTGGAACTGCACCGTCAGGAAGACCGTGATGACACCCAGCAGGTAGATTCCCGCAATGACCGGGTACCACTCCACGCTCTTGAACTGTCCGCGTATGACCGCAATCAGCAAGTCTCTTCCAGCGAAAAACACGCCAATATTAAAAATAATCAGAACTAGCAATCCCACAATCTCCGCAGCCGTATGCTGCTCCGCTCCCGGATCGAGTGCTGGCATGGACAACGTCACTGCAAGTGCAATACAGCAGCCTGCTGCATGCAGAAAGGTTGTGTAGTACTTCACCATCTGGTCATGAAATAACTTAGCTCGGCTTAAGCCATACGCCAGTGCGATGGTTAATGCAGCAAACATCAGCCATTTGTAGAACAAGTAGAGCAGGAAGGTCCCATCAACCGCTCGGGTATAGAG contains:
- a CDS encoding FHA domain-containing protein, which encodes MRETAKIVIRTPGQESDGSFAYVSQGRSITVGRYTGGGESDLSVYNQLISKRHCRIHYDAQRQLWVEDLDSKNGTELNGQRLVPYEKYPFAEGDILTMVNGLIQLRTEGDLEETREYRISDLLGEGVRVHDHLQTVQIGEVEIPLSKKEFQLFKLLYSQLDHFVTREQIVGQVWPERSMLESDSVGIDEINSLIYRTNRKLGDHFTIKSVYKKGVYMKSHVPGVMGGMM